TGCCCTTTACCCCAATTTAAATGCAACTGACCCTGCTTGGCGTAAACTAATGCAATCAGTCAATTTTAGACGGGCATTGTCATTGGCAATCAATCGTCATGAAATAAATCAAGTGGTTTATTATGGATTGGCTATCGAAGGAGGGAATACCATATTACCGGCTAGCCCACTTTATGACGAAAAATATACTAAAACCTGGTGCCAATATAACCCCAAATTGGCCAATCAATTATTAGACGAACTGGGGTTAACCAAGCGTAATAATGTAGGTACTCGCCTGCTGTCTGACGGGCGGCCGATGGAAATCATTGTGCAGTCACCCGGTGAGTCTACCGAGCAAACCGATATTTTGGAATTAATTCGAGACCACTGGCAAGCCATAGGGATTAAGTTGCTTACCCGGCCTTCCCAGCGTGAAGTATTTCGTAATCGGGTTTTTTCTGGAGAAGCATTGATGGCGGTATGGGAAGGGCTAGACAATGCACTGCCTACTGCTGAGATGAATCCTAAAGAGCTAGCACCCAGTATCCAGGAGCAATATCAATGGTCTCAATGGGGAAAATATTATGAAACGGGTCAAGGTAATCCACCGACACAGCCCGAAATATTAGAGCTGGTTAAACTACGTCGAGAGTGGATGCATGCACCAACCAACCAGGCAAAAATGGATATCTGGCGACAGATGCTGTCTATTTATTCTGATCAGGTATATACCATTGGCACTGTTACAGGCATTTTGCAACCAATTGTGGTGAGCAATAATTTAATGAATGTACCTAAGGAGGGTTGGTATAGCTGGGAACCAGGGGCTTATTTTGGGGTTTATCGCATGGATACTTTTTGGTTAAAAAATGAGTCTGGAGAGTAAATATGGTTAATTATATTGCTCGCCGTATTTTTATGATGATACCCACCCTGATAGTCATCAGTATCATTGTATTTACCATTATCCAGTTACCCCCTGGAGACTTTTTAGAAAGCTACATGGCGGAACTGCAAAGCCAGGGCGAGTCAATTGATAAACAGAAAATTGCCTATTTAAGACAGGAATACGGGCTTGATAAATCGCTACTAGAACAATATTGGACTTGGGTAACTGGCTTATTGGAAGGGGATTTAGGTTACTCGTTCGAATACAACCTACCGGTCAATGAAGTGGTGGGAGACCGGATGTATTTAACCATTATGGTATCGATCCTAACTATTATTTTTACCTGGGTAATTGCGTTCCCCATTGGGATGTATTCTGCTACCCATCAATATAGCTGGGGGGATTATGGGCTGACTTTAGTAGGGTTTATTGGCCTGGCTACGCCAAATTTCTTATTGGCATTGGTATTGTTATATCTGGCCAATGTGTATTTTGGCACCTCAATAGGTGGATTAATGGATGAGCAGTATGTCAATAAGCCTTGGACCTGGGAAAAATTCACCTCTATTTTGGAGCACTTGTGGATCCCTGTGATTGTTATTGGTACCTCGGGTACTGCGGGGATGATTCGGCGTTTACGTGCTAATTTGCTAGATGAATTAAATAAGCCTTATGTGGTGACAGGACGTGCGAAAGGGCTGGGTGAGAAAAAATTACTGGTTAAATACCCTTTAAGGGTATCGCTGAATTTTTTTATCGCTGACATTGGCAGTATGTTGCCCAGTATTATTTCCGGCGCTGAAATTGTGGCATTAGTGCTGTCATTACCCACTACCGGGCCAATGTTATTAGGAGCATTGCAAAGTCAGGACATGTATTTAGCGGGTTCATTTTTAATGTTTTTGGCGGTATTAACCGTGGTGGGGGTATTAGTGTCTGACTTAGCATTAGCTGCTTTAGATCCCCGGATACGCTTGACAGGAGGGGCCACCAAATGAGGCATCAACCTGAATACCCGGCTAATCCTCACTATGTTTCTATAGAGCCTTATGACCCAGAAGCCATAACCAAAGTTGCCGCTGAGCAGGAAAAGTTTTATTTAGCTTCACAGTGGGCTTTGATTTGGTGGAAGTTTAAACGTCATCGATTAGCAGTAATCAGTGGCATATTTATTATTTTTGTGTACGCTTCCATTTTAATCTGCGAATTTTTGGCTCCCTATAATTTACATACCCGCAATACCGATCACATTTATTCACCGCCACAACCCGTTCATTTTTTTCACGAAGGGGAGTTTGTTGGTCCATTTGTGTACCGTTGGTATAACACCCTCAACATGGAGCTATTGCAACGAGACTACCATGAAGATAAAAGCCAGGTGCTACCTATCCGGTTTTTCTGTAGTGGTGATGAATATGAGTTTTGGGGTGGAGCCTTTACTGGTAATTTTCATTTGTTTTGTGCACCAGAAGATGGCACTCTGTTTTTATTTGGCACGGATCGGTTAGGTCGGGATATGTTCTCCCGTGTTATTTATGGAGCTAGAATCTCCATGACCATTGGTTTGGTGGGCATTACTTTAAGTATGTTTATGGGGATCGTGATTGGGAGCTTGGCGGGTTATTACGGCGGCTGGATCGACCATTTGGTTCAACGGAGTATTGAGATTATCCGCTCATTTCCTGAGTTGCCATTATGGATGGCGTTATCGGCTATTTTACCAGTGACTTGGAGCCCCCTGTGGGTATTTTTTGGTATTACCTTAATTTTAGCCTTGATGGATTGGACTGGATTAGCCAGAGCAGTGCGTTCTAAGCTATTAGCCTTACGGGAAGAAGACTACACCATGGCTGCCCAGTTGATGGGTGCCAAAACTCAGCGAATTGTTAGAAGACACTTGTTACCTGCGTTTTTTAGCCACTTAATTGCTTCGGCGACTCTGTCCATACCGACGATGATTTTGGGAGAAACCGCGCTTAGCTTTTTAGGCTTGGGATTACGCCCACCAATAACTAGTTGGGGGGTGCTGTTAAGTGAAGCGCAGAATGTTAATGTGGTTGCTGTTTATCCTTGGTTATTGATTCCGGTTATTCCTGTGATTTTCGTGATCTTGGCCTTTAACTTTTTTGGTGATGGGATTAGGGATGCAGCTGATCCTTATAAGCACTGATATCATCAATAAAGTGGGCGATAAAATTTTCAGATTGTGCATGAATGTGGGTGAATTCTAGGCCAATTAAATAATAGTTATCGTTTAACTCTACATGACAAACTTCAGCATGAACATAAATGCTCATTCCCTTATTTTCATAGTTAATGGTATATAGACAGAGGATACAAATTTCACCTGGTAGCAGTTTCTTACATGCTTGTACCAAGATACCCTCCTGAGAGATATTCAACATTTTGATGTAGCTGGTTTCTTTACGGCTTTTTAATACCCCAATACAGTTTAACTGTTGAAGAGAGTATCGTGGGCCAATACGTCGCTCGATATTCATGAAGATAGGACCAAAAAGAGGAACTCACTTGATACTAATCATATCAGTTAACATGTGCAATGAATGATTATTTATCTATAAAGCGCTGCTATAAATCATTTCGAATAACGCAGTCGAATTTTACGCAGATGTTTAGTCATTTTAGTCAAGAAAAAAGTCTTTCGCGTAACTTTCATTTTCTACAATAGAAAGTTGGTACAAAAAGTTGCCTTCCGCTTATATTAAAACTAAGGGGCAGTGATTGTGCTTGACATTATTGTAAGATCTAATTTTGCAAAATGAGCAAAGGTTATGTAGCAACGCTATTGCGCTTTTCTCTGGTTGTATTCCTATTCGTTGTTAGTAGTTTCGCAGGTTGTTCGTTCGCCATCGAAACACTCAGGTTAGGGGTGGGACTAATCACTGCATCTGGTAAGGCCAGAGCTGGGGTAACAGAAGTAATAAAGCGCTTTGAAAAACAATACCCAGAAGCGAAAGTTGAGCTTATTACGCTTTATGATGAGGAGTTTAAATCAGCCACTATTCCTTGGCTAAAGAAGGCTCCTGGAAAAAATGTGCCAGATATTTTCTTCGGAAGCGCGGGAGAGCGCTTATTTAACCTAGTCAGAAAAAACTATGTTCAGGATATCACGGATATTTGGCAACAACAGAAGCTTGACCAAGTGTTTAGTGCCGGTATCAAAGCCACTGTATCACTTAAAGCCAAGGTTTATGCTATCCCCTTTGCTTATTATCAATGGGGCTTCTACTATAACTCAGCCATATTGGCTAAGTATAATCTTCCACTACCCAACACTTGGCAACAGTTTTTAGATATTTGCTACACTCTGAAAAAGCACAACATATATTGTATTGGGATTGGCACCAAAGAGCATTGGCCTGCTGCTGGCTGGTTTGATTATTTAAATCTTCGCTTAAATGGCTTGGGTTTTCACCATGAACTAACCAAGGGCTGCATTGCTTATACTCATCCTAGTGTATT
This genomic interval from Spartinivicinus ruber contains the following:
- a CDS encoding ABC transporter substrate-binding protein, translating into MSKGYVATLLRFSLVVFLFVVSSFAGCSFAIETLRLGVGLITASGKARAGVTEVIKRFEKQYPEAKVELITLYDEEFKSATIPWLKKAPGKNVPDIFFGSAGERLFNLVRKNYVQDITDIWQQQKLDQVFSAGIKATVSLKAKVYAIPFAYYQWGFYYNSAILAKYNLPLPNTWQQFLDICYTLKKHNIYCIGIGTKEHWPAAGWFDYLNLRLNGLGFHHELTKGCIAYTHPSVLNVFTHWAELVNQNFYEPGATSHNWKLVFPTIYRGKTAFTLIGNFAESLFGKIPSKIKKNIKFVKFPEMTKNMPIYEDATTDIFFLSKVLAHKRYAKAFMAFLATKQVQELLTGGLSMIPVNRHAKPKDTYFLKEGKQLLDQAAGYAQFYDRDTPKNMANNGIWVFSQFFEDGNIKNAITHLEEARK
- a CDS encoding PilZ domain-containing protein, with amino-acid sequence MNIERRIGPRYSLQQLNCIGVLKSRKETSYIKMLNISQEGILVQACKKLLPGEICILCLYTINYENKGMSIYVHAEVCHVELNDNYYLIGLEFTHIHAQSENFIAHFIDDISAYKDQLHP
- a CDS encoding ABC transporter permease codes for the protein MVNYIARRIFMMIPTLIVISIIVFTIIQLPPGDFLESYMAELQSQGESIDKQKIAYLRQEYGLDKSLLEQYWTWVTGLLEGDLGYSFEYNLPVNEVVGDRMYLTIMVSILTIIFTWVIAFPIGMYSATHQYSWGDYGLTLVGFIGLATPNFLLALVLLYLANVYFGTSIGGLMDEQYVNKPWTWEKFTSILEHLWIPVIVIGTSGTAGMIRRLRANLLDELNKPYVVTGRAKGLGEKKLLVKYPLRVSLNFFIADIGSMLPSIISGAEIVALVLSLPTTGPMLLGALQSQDMYLAGSFLMFLAVLTVVGVLVSDLALAALDPRIRLTGGATK
- a CDS encoding ABC transporter permease, encoding MRHQPEYPANPHYVSIEPYDPEAITKVAAEQEKFYLASQWALIWWKFKRHRLAVISGIFIIFVYASILICEFLAPYNLHTRNTDHIYSPPQPVHFFHEGEFVGPFVYRWYNTLNMELLQRDYHEDKSQVLPIRFFCSGDEYEFWGGAFTGNFHLFCAPEDGTLFLFGTDRLGRDMFSRVIYGARISMTIGLVGITLSMFMGIVIGSLAGYYGGWIDHLVQRSIEIIRSFPELPLWMALSAILPVTWSPLWVFFGITLILALMDWTGLARAVRSKLLALREEDYTMAAQLMGAKTQRIVRRHLLPAFFSHLIASATLSIPTMILGETALSFLGLGLRPPITSWGVLLSEAQNVNVVAVYPWLLIPVIPVIFVILAFNFFGDGIRDAADPYKH